The following coding sequences are from one Nicotiana tabacum cultivar K326 chromosome 1, ASM71507v2, whole genome shotgun sequence window:
- the LOC107823464 gene encoding uncharacterized protein LOC107823464 isoform X1 — protein sequence MDLADNQEEVEEKRKEEIREPTRFRRLLWILFFFFAFFSLSFSLLYLAVFLGNLSISSPISLPSQCKIVSSSVDLRSSKVCELGLLNYKAKHVLYPSERKKFRCRYDYYWASVFKVEYMDHSGQARLALAEAPNEALPSDCRPNFSAAWLTKDKFKVNKTYECWYTLGISKVHIYEDGFFDCQAKDPSTIEMFIRYLILFMRILKSWYVSGTSAWHWRWEAVAGVIAGFCTSMISIVFFALLQRLISRIYQLSVTRMLTLSLNKVRLKRVCFLLAYVSFTSWLAIQYFRRIGLPEIAVHYSM from the exons ATGGATTTGGCAGATAATCAGGAGGAGGTTGAAGAGAAGAGAAAGGAGGAGATTCGTGAGCCCACACGGTTTCGCAGATTATTGtggattcttttctttttctttgccttctttTCACTCTCATTTTCGCTGCTTTATTTAGCTGTTTTTCTAGGGAACCTATCCATTTCCAGTCCAATTTCTCTTCCTTCTCAATGCAAGATTGTCTCCAGCA GTGTGGATCTTAGGTCATCTAAAGTCTGTGAACTGGGTTTATTGAATTATAAAGCAAAGCATGTTCTTTACCCTTCTGAAAGAAAGAAGTTTCGATGTCGTTATGATTACTATTGGGCTTCTGTATTTAAG GTTGAATACATGGATCATTCAGGTCAAGCACGACTTGCATTAGCAGAGGCACCTAATGAGGCCCTTCCATCTGATTGCAGACCAAACTTCTCTGCTGCATGGTTGACAAAGGATAAATTTAAG GTAAACAAGACTTATGAGTGTTGGTATACATTGGGAATATCTAAAGTGCACATATATGAAGATGGCTTTTTTGATTGCCAAGCaaaagatccatcaactattgaGATGTTTATTCGCTATTTAATCTT GTTCATGAGGATATTAAAGTCTTGGTATGTTAGCGGGACTTCAGCCTGGCACTGGAGATGGGAAGCTGTAGCTGGAGTTATTGCTGGTTTCTGTACTTCCATGATATCAATAGTTTTTTTTGCACTCTTACAAAGGTTGATCTCTCGCATCTATCAACTTTCTGTGACAAGAATGCTTACTCTGTCTCTCAATAAAGTCCGGTTAAAGAGAGTTTGTTTCCTGCTAGCTTACGTGTCATTTACTAGTTGGTTGGCCATTCAATATTTCAGAAGGATCGGCCTCCCTGAAATTGCAGTTCACTATAGCATGTAG
- the LOC107823464 gene encoding uncharacterized protein LOC107823464 isoform X2, whose amino-acid sequence MDLADNQEEVEEKRKEEIREPTRFRRLLWILFFFFAFFSLSFSLLYLAVFLGNLSISSPISLPSQCKIVSSSVDLRSSKVCELGLLNYKAKHVLYPSERKKFRCRYDYYWASVFKVEYMDHSGQARLALAEAPNEALPSDCRPNFSAAWLTKDKFKVNKTYECWYTLGISKVHIYEDGFFDCQAKDPSTIEMFIRYLILEKKERK is encoded by the exons ATGGATTTGGCAGATAATCAGGAGGAGGTTGAAGAGAAGAGAAAGGAGGAGATTCGTGAGCCCACACGGTTTCGCAGATTATTGtggattcttttctttttctttgccttctttTCACTCTCATTTTCGCTGCTTTATTTAGCTGTTTTTCTAGGGAACCTATCCATTTCCAGTCCAATTTCTCTTCCTTCTCAATGCAAGATTGTCTCCAGCA GTGTGGATCTTAGGTCATCTAAAGTCTGTGAACTGGGTTTATTGAATTATAAAGCAAAGCATGTTCTTTACCCTTCTGAAAGAAAGAAGTTTCGATGTCGTTATGATTACTATTGGGCTTCTGTATTTAAG GTTGAATACATGGATCATTCAGGTCAAGCACGACTTGCATTAGCAGAGGCACCTAATGAGGCCCTTCCATCTGATTGCAGACCAAACTTCTCTGCTGCATGGTTGACAAAGGATAAATTTAAG GTAAACAAGACTTATGAGTGTTGGTATACATTGGGAATATCTAAAGTGCACATATATGAAGATGGCTTTTTTGATTGCCAAGCaaaagatccatcaactattgaGATGTTTATTCGCTATTTAATCTT ggaaaaaaaggaaaggaaatga